One Aegilops tauschii subsp. strangulata cultivar AL8/78 chromosome 7, Aet v6.0, whole genome shotgun sequence genomic window carries:
- the LOC109744958 gene encoding WAT1-related protein At1g44800-like: MELVGSWRKVMPYMAMVFLQFGYAGLFLLSVASLRQGMSHYVLVVYRNAIAAAAMAPFALWFERKTSRKMTLSLFYKIVALALLEPVLDQNFFYIGARNTSASFSSALTNVLPAVTFVNAILIRMERINIKERRSQAKIAGTVITVGGALLMVLFRGPVLNFPWTKHAGSHVVADTANHSSGCWLLGIVMILLSSFCWSAFFILQSHTLRSYPSELSLTTMICAMGVLQSGVVALVMERDTKAWAIGFDMRLLTAAYSGVMCSGVAYYLQGIVIQERGPVFVTAFCPLCMIIVTVLGSFILSEVITLGRITGAMIIVVGLYALIWGKSNDHVNQVERDDNFEKNNSFELPFTTTTITKASNLDHI; the protein is encoded by the exons ATGGAGCTCGTCGGGAGTTGGAGGAAGGTGATGCCTTACATGGCCATGGTCTTCCTCCAGTTCGGCTACGCCGGGCTCTTCCTCCTCTCCGTCGCGTCGCTGCGCCAGGGCATGAGCCACTACGTCCTCGTCGTCTACCGGAACGCCATCGCCGCTGCTGCCATGGCTCCGTTCGCGCTATGGTTTGAGAG GAAAACAAGCCGCAAAATGACTCTCTCCCTGTTCTACAAGATCGTCGCTCTGGCACTACTCGA GCCAGTCCTTGACCAGAACTTCTTCTACATAGGAGCCCGTAACACGTCGGCGAGCTTCTCTTCGGCGCTCACGAACGTATTGCCTGCCGTAACATTTGTGAATGCCATCCTGATCAG GATGGAGAGAATAAACATCAAGGAGCGGCGGAGCCAGGCGAAGATCGCCGGCACGGTGATCACAGTCGGCGGAGCGCTGCTCATGGTACTCTTCCGCGGCCCTGTCCTCAACTTCCCATGGACCAAGCATGCCGGAAGCCACGTCGTCGCCGACACGGCCAACCACAGTAGCGGTTGCTGGCTCTTGGGCATCGTCATGATCCTGTTGAGCAGCTTCTGCTGGTCAGCCTTCTTCATACTCCAG TCACACACGTTGAGGAGTTACCCGTCCGAGCTCTCCCTGACCACGATGATATGCGCCATGGGCGTCCTGCAGAGTGGCGTGGTTGCGCTGGTGATGGAGCGTGACACCAAGGCTTGGGCAATAGGATTCGACATGAGGCTCTTGACGGCCGCCTACTCT GGCGTAATGTGTTCTGGGGTTGCTTATTATTTGCAAGGGATAGTTATCCAAGAACGGGGGCCAGTGTTTGTCACTGCCTTTTGCCCTCTCTGCATGATCATAGTGACTGTGCTAGGCTCCTTCATTCTTTCCGAGGTGATTACATTGGGAAG GATCACTGGCGCGATGATTATTGTTGTTGGTCTCTATGCTCTCATCTGGGGCAAGAGCAATGACCATGTGAATCAAGTTGAACGCGATGACAATTTTGAGAAAAACAACTCTTTTGAGCTACCGTTTACTACTACCACCATTACCAAAGCAAGCAACCTTGATCACATTTGA